A genomic region of Candidatus Binatus sp. contains the following coding sequences:
- a CDS encoding LLM class flavin-dependent oxidoreductase, whose product MSLCANLNIGLLFPFRNPPAWRRPWQQFYAEQLAQIRLAEQLGFDEAWLTEHHFAEDGYSPAILPIASAIA is encoded by the coding sequence ATGAGCTTATGCGCGAATCTGAATATCGGTCTGCTCTTCCCATTCCGCAACCCGCCCGCGTGGCGCCGGCCGTGGCAGCAATTCTACGCCGAGCAACTCGCGCAAATCCGCCTCGCCGAGCAACTCGGTTTTGACGAGGCCTGGCTCACCGAGCATCACTTCGCCGAGGACGGCTACTCGCCCGCGATTCTTCCGATCGCCTCCGCCATCGCC